From a single Capsicum annuum cultivar UCD-10X-F1 chromosome 12, UCD10Xv1.1, whole genome shotgun sequence genomic region:
- the LOC107851993 gene encoding apoptosis-inducing factor homolog A, with protein sequence MSLGGEKKNVVVIGGGAAGSVVAKTLQNEVNVSLIDEKEYFEITWASLRSMVEPEFAKRSVVSHSEYLPHAKIISSAAVDITDIDVLTKQGSRIAYDYLVVATGHTQSGAWTKTEKISQYQAEYEKIKAANSILIVGGGPTGVELAAEIAADFPAKKLTLVHRGSRLLEFIGQSASNKALNWLTSKKVEVILGQSVDVNSPTDGVYQTSGGETVVADCHFLCIGTPFGSAWLKETILKDSLDSSGRVMVDSNLRIKGRNNIFAIGDITDIPELKQGYLAQEHAKVVAKNITSLIKGVEDDHKLAVYKPATKALAIVSLGRKDAVAQFPCLSIAGRIPGMIKSGDLFVGKTRKGLGLSS encoded by the exons ATGAGTTTAGGGGGTGAAAAGAAAAATGTGGTAGTGATTGGTGGTGGAGCTGCTGGTTCTGTCGTTGCCAAAACCCTTCAAAATGAGGTCAATGTTTCCCTCATTGATGA GAAGGAGTATTTTGAGATAACATGGGCAAGCTTAAGGTCTATGGTTGAACCGGAATTTGCTAAAAGATCAgtcgtttctcactctgaatacCTACCTCATGCAAAAATCATTTCATCAGCTGCAGTAGACATCACAGACATTGATGTATTGACCAAACAAGGCAGCCGAATTGCGTATGATTATCTGGTTGTTGCCACTGGTCATACACAAAGCGGTGCTTGGACAAAAACGGAGAAGATCAGTCAATATCAAGCAG AGTATGAAAAGATAAAGGCTGCTAACTCCATATTAATAGTTGGTGGAGGGCCAACCGGTGTGGAGCTGGCTGCTGAAATTGCTGCGGATTTTCCTGCTAAGAAGCTGACCCTGGTGCACAGGGGATCAAGATTGTTGGAGTTTATTGGACAAAGCGCCAGCAATAAGGCACTGAATTGGCTTACTTCAAAGAAAGTTGAAGTCATATTGGGGCAATCCGTCGATGTAAACTCTCCAACAGATGGTGTTTATCAAACATCTGGTGGTGAAACTGTAGTTGCTGATTGCCATTTTCTTTGCATCGGTACACCATTTGGTTCAGCGTGGCTAAAAGAAACTATCTTGAAGGATAGTTTGGACAGTAGTGGAAGGGTAATGGTTGATTCAAATTTGAGGATCAAGGGTCGCAACAATATCTTTGCTATTGGGGACATCACTGATATTCCG GAACTTAAACAAGGATATTTGGCTCAAGAACACGCAAAGGTAGTAGCCAAGAACATCACGTCATTAATAAAGGGAGTAGAAGATGATCACAAATTGGCTGTATATAAGCCAGCAACCAAGGCATTGGCTATAGTTTCTCTAGGGAGAAAAGATGCAGTGGCTCAATTTCCTTGCTTG